From the genome of Spirosomataceae bacterium TFI 002, one region includes:
- a CDS encoding O-Glycosyl hydrolase: MNKVLALLCLIPFCSSSCELEQFSDTLRVSINSEKHFQTIDGFGASDAWRCQFVGKNYPIVKKEQLADWLFSQKFDQDGNPKGIGLSIWRTELGAGSTEQGDESGIANVWRRGESFLNEDGTYDWSRMEGQKWFLKAAQKRGVEQFLAFNNAPPVNYSMNGKAFATKGNLNYNLKSDQFDDFTTYLVKLIKHFEEDEGIRFDYISPINEPQWAWDKGNQEGSPATNEDIFKLTKGLSEKLIKNNLKTQLTVGEAGQINYLYKSVKPYSPDNQIEAFWSKNSPLYLGNFSNVKKVISGHSYFTTWPINKQVSTRKELRQQLDVVDPDLAYWMSEFCILEKNDEIGQGGGRDLGMNTALYYTRVIHNDLTIANASSWQYWTAVSNHDYKDGLVYVDKGNNGINGIKHPDAFALMQDGEIRDSKSLWAFGNYARFIRPGFKRIDVAGGNENLLISAFQNPVNGAITMVVVNLGTDNSKLNIDFAPKVLKAKYVTNDRSNLASSKGSELNLSCSARSVSTLVFE; the protein is encoded by the coding sequence TTGAATAAAGTTTTAGCTCTGCTCTGCCTTATCCCTTTTTGCTCAAGTTCATGTGAATTAGAGCAATTCTCTGACACATTAAGAGTTTCAATAAATAGCGAAAAGCATTTTCAGACAATCGATGGCTTTGGTGCATCTGATGCTTGGAGATGCCAATTCGTGGGCAAAAACTATCCGATAGTCAAGAAAGAACAACTAGCGGACTGGCTGTTTTCTCAGAAATTTGATCAAGACGGAAACCCTAAAGGTATTGGACTTTCTATTTGGAGAACAGAACTTGGTGCAGGAAGTACGGAGCAAGGTGACGAATCGGGCATTGCGAATGTATGGCGAAGGGGTGAATCATTTTTGAATGAAGATGGCACTTATGACTGGTCGAGAATGGAGGGCCAAAAATGGTTCTTAAAAGCCGCACAAAAACGTGGAGTTGAACAGTTTTTGGCATTTAACAATGCTCCGCCAGTAAACTATAGCATGAACGGAAAAGCTTTTGCCACTAAAGGTAATTTGAATTACAACCTCAAAAGTGATCAATTTGACGATTTCACTACCTATTTAGTAAAGCTGATTAAACATTTTGAAGAAGATGAGGGAATCCGATTCGATTATATTAGTCCTATCAATGAGCCACAATGGGCTTGGGACAAAGGCAACCAAGAAGGAAGCCCAGCTACGAATGAAGATATATTTAAGCTAACGAAAGGTCTTTCGGAGAAGTTGATCAAAAATAACTTAAAAACACAATTGACAGTAGGTGAAGCTGGTCAAATCAATTATTTATACAAAAGCGTTAAACCATACTCTCCCGACAATCAAATAGAAGCTTTTTGGTCAAAAAACTCTCCGCTTTATCTCGGCAATTTCTCAAATGTAAAAAAGGTAATTTCGGGACATTCTTACTTTACTACTTGGCCCATCAACAAGCAGGTTTCAACTAGAAAAGAGTTGAGACAACAACTAGACGTAGTTGACCCAGACTTAGCCTATTGGATGAGCGAATTCTGTATTCTCGAAAAGAACGACGAGATTGGTCAAGGAGGCGGAAGAGACCTCGGAATGAATACTGCTTTATACTACACACGTGTTATTCACAATGACCTCACTATTGCAAATGCCAGCTCATGGCAGTACTGGACCGCCGTGAGCAATCATGACTACAAAGATGGCTTGGTGTATGTAGACAAAGGAAACAATGGTATCAATGGCATAAAACATCCTGATGCATTCGCTTTGATGCAGGATGGAGAAATTCGAGATTCCAAAAGCCTTTGGGCATTTGGCAACTATGCAAGATTTATAAGACCAGGTTTTAAGCGGATAGATGTTGCTGGTGGTAATGAAAATCTCCTTATTTCTGCTTTTCAAAATCCCGTAAACGGAGCAATTACAATGGTAGTAGTGAACTTAGGAACAGACAACTCCAAGCTTAATATTGACTTTGCCCCCAAAGTCCTCAAAGCCAAATATGTTACTAATGATCGCTCAAATTTAGCCTCAAGTAAAGGTTCTGAGCTAAACTTAAGTTGTTCAGCTCGATCGGTTAGCACTTTAGTTTTTGAGTAG
- a CDS encoding Trypsin-like peptidase domain-containing protein gives MKQFWTILLSCQILFSSCASILNGSSQKVKVVSPTNCQTYLNGKQVYLQAGYLTLSRNMIPQQFTFKREGYLDENKVAIQYKKSPLAVLSIIPFGVFVYPIFLDNGKKAYNYEKVISLVNQDYKVPSFGRFKLFPKFNQFELSEDMEFYNFNSYRSYYYFKTSDFQPTHYSVSLKRNELLTQLYFQEKLEVLINEKEYVRSSSLNLDKFKTELKIDVRLLDLELSEINTSSSYNGGFTQVKIELLWLLQDVYGNKLEEVTTFDSSGEFKFHNKKDYDQSVQSAIEDCLHKGYITFLNNEKVGNLMLNGFETKEVNFPLLLLNDSRAANTLKKAINSVVTVKLEEGHGSGVFISNDGYLVTNYHVVQNNKKVKIIDNSGKEYWAEVIRINKTKDLALLKADTEVEPIRFSMSPLQITQEVYAIGTPASTNLSQTVSRGIVSRIEKNDSKNKFVQFDASINSGNSGGALLNNKGELVGIVNAKLTGKGIEGIGFAIAIDQVYKGLSLNFAGVNKP, from the coding sequence ATGAAACAGTTTTGGACTATTCTTTTATCATGTCAGATCCTTTTTTCGAGTTGTGCCTCCATTCTAAATGGCTCCAGTCAAAAAGTAAAAGTTGTTAGCCCTACAAATTGCCAAACCTATTTAAACGGGAAGCAGGTATATCTTCAGGCGGGTTATTTGACACTATCACGGAATATGATTCCTCAACAATTCACTTTCAAAAGGGAGGGATACTTGGACGAAAACAAAGTTGCTATTCAATATAAAAAGTCTCCACTTGCAGTCCTCAGTATAATTCCTTTTGGAGTGTTTGTTTATCCAATATTTTTAGATAATGGTAAAAAAGCATACAATTATGAAAAAGTTATAAGCTTGGTCAATCAAGACTATAAAGTGCCAAGTTTTGGAAGGTTTAAATTATTCCCCAAGTTTAATCAATTTGAATTATCAGAAGATATGGAATTCTATAACTTCAACTCTTATAGAAGTTATTACTACTTTAAAACATCTGATTTTCAACCAACTCATTATTCTGTTTCTTTAAAAAGGAATGAGCTATTAACTCAGTTGTACTTTCAAGAAAAACTTGAAGTACTTATTAACGAAAAAGAATATGTAAGATCAAGCTCTTTAAACTTAGATAAGTTTAAGACTGAACTTAAAATTGATGTTCGCCTTTTGGATTTAGAGTTATCTGAAATCAATACTTCTAGCTCATATAATGGTGGATTTACACAAGTTAAAATAGAGTTATTATGGTTATTACAAGATGTTTATGGAAATAAACTTGAAGAAGTAACAACTTTCGACTCTTCGGGTGAGTTTAAGTTTCATAATAAAAAAGATTACGATCAAAGTGTTCAATCAGCCATAGAAGATTGTTTGCATAAAGGCTATATTACTTTTCTAAACAATGAAAAAGTTGGCAACTTAATGTTAAATGGTTTTGAGACTAAAGAAGTCAATTTTCCCCTTCTGTTGCTTAATGACAGCAGAGCAGCTAATACCTTAAAAAAAGCTATAAACTCTGTTGTTACTGTGAAATTAGAAGAAGGCCATGGTAGTGGGGTTTTCATCAGTAATGACGGCTATCTTGTCACTAATTATCATGTTGTTCAAAACAATAAAAAAGTGAAAATAATTGACAATAGTGGTAAAGAGTATTGGGCTGAAGTAATAAGAATTAACAAAACTAAAGATCTAGCCCTGCTTAAAGCAGATACGGAAGTCGAACCAATTCGATTTAGCATGTCTCCTTTACAGATTACTCAAGAAGTTTATGCAATTGGGACACCAGCTTCTACAAATTTGTCACAGACAGTTTCTAGAGGAATAGTTTCTAGAATAGAAAAAAACGATTCTAAAAATAAATTTGTCCAATTTGATGCAAGTATTAATAGTGGAAATTCAGGAGGTGCTCTATTAAATAACAAAGGTGAATTGGTAGGGATTGTTAATGCAAAGTTGACGGGAAAAGGTATAGAAGGAATTGGCTTTGCAATTGCAATTGATCAGGTATATAAGGGCTTAAGTCTTAACTTCGCAGGAGTAAATAAACCTTGA